A region from the Fusarium musae strain F31 chromosome 1, whole genome shotgun sequence genome encodes:
- a CDS encoding hypothetical protein (MEROPS:MER0018170~CAZy:CE10), which produces MSTTTSKKTARYGDWESPISVDSIVSKTRRLSSPRANPKSGRAFYTESREDGSTTIVEILKDGIKDILPSEYSVKNTVYEYGGSTYAVLPDDRIIFSNKGDTVHILNPDSKEVSKLTGHPNLRYSNFEANLTSSWVLANQEDHEHDTPDGVRNYIVAINTETAEVKRILDTADFYYEPSFSPDGSKLSWLEWNHPELPFDSARLYTATWKGGSISDISLIAGKDCEGVAEPRWGPDGSLFFNKEVGEYRRLYRILPGSDEHVEITVDGIGNAEFGELRWFQGSHTYAPLSDRHLVASPYILGTSRVILIDLDSGSWKDIGDSQRLAEVQLDAVARLSNTSVLIVGSGETNAKALYLIDTEGSGQITQVRGSTDDGLPSEFCSKPILKKIHSKGQPERELYGFLWLPHNPDFQAPEGELPPLIMISHGGPTSYTGPGLNPRTQYFTSRGYAVLAFNYKGSSAHGRAYREALWGNWGLVDSDDAAEFADNLTSEGVVKSGGVGITGVSAGGYNTLRSLTRHPSTFAGGVCLSGVSDIKRLDDSTHKLESDYTDHLVLQKGVEKSEKDRICRERSPLFEAQKITAPLLLLHGESDKVTPLDQAQEMADAIEKAGGEVELIVVPEEGHGFGLPKNVRLWLEEEEKWWRKTLL; this is translated from the exons ATGtctaccaccaccagcaagaAGACAGCCCGATATGGAGATTGGGAATCACCGATCTCAGTAGATTCAATCGTGTCTAAGACGAGAAGACTTTCCTCACCTAGAGCCAAT CCCAAATCTGGTAGAGCTTTCTACACCGAAAGCCGCGAAGACGGAAGCACAACTATTGTTGAGATTCTGAAAGATGGTATCAAAGATATTCTTCCATCTGAGTACAGTGTCAAGAATACCGTGTATGAGTATGGCGGTTCAACATACGCTGTTCTCCCAGATGATCGTatcatcttctccaacaaggGCGATACAGTTCATATACTGAACCCGGACAGCAAGGAAGTTTCAAAACTGACTGGTCACCCAAACCTGAGATATTCAAACTTCGAAGCAAACCTAACATCGTCATGGGTTCTGGCCAACCAGGAAGACCATGAGCATGACACTCCTGATGGAGTTCGCAACTACATCGTGGCAATCAACACTGAGACAGCCGAGGTGAAGCGGATCCTTGACACTGCTGACTTCTACTACGAACCATCTTTCAGTCCGGATGGTTCAAAGCTTTCGTGGCTGGAGTGGAATCATCCTGAACTGCCTTTTGACTCTGCGAGGCTATATACTGCGACATGGAAAGGTGGCTCTATTTCAGATATCAGCCTCATCGCAGGAAAAGACTGTGAAGGAGTTGCAGAGCCTAGATGGGGCCCCGATGGATCTCTATTCTTCAATAAGGAGGTCGGAGAGTATCGTCGCTTGTACCGTATTCTTCCCGGAAGTGATGAGCATGTCGAGATCACAGTCGATGGTATCGGCAATGCCGAGTTTGGAGAACTTCGATGGTTCCAGGGAAG TCATACCTATGCGCCCCTGTCTGATCGGCATCTTGTCGCTTCTCCCTACATTCTAGGAACATCCAGGGTGATTCTTATCGATCTAGACTCGGGAAGTTGGAAAGACATCGGCGATTCTCAGAGGCTGGCGGAAGTCCAGCTGGACGCAGTTGCACGCCTGAGCAATACTTCAGTTCTCATTGTCGGGTCTGGAGAGACCAATGCTAAAGCGCTCTATCTAATTGACACCGAAGGCTCTGGTCAGATCACTCAAGTACGGGGTTCTACAGATGATGGGCTTCCCAGTGAATTCTGCTCCAAGCCTATCCTGAAGAAAATACACTCAAAGGGTCAACCCGAAAGAGAATTGTATGGATTCTTGTGGCTCCCGCACAACCCGGACTTCCAGGCACCAGAAGGGGAACTACCTCCTCTGATTATGATAAGTCATGGAGGGCCAACATCCTACACCGGCCCAGGTCTTAACCCAAGAACACAATATTTCACCTCGAGGGGATATGCAGTTCTTGCTTTCAACTACAAAGGATCAAGCGCTCATGGGCGTGCATATCGGGAGGCTCTTTGGGGTAACTGGGGCTTAGTGGACTCGGACGATGCTGCAGAGTTCGCAGATAATTTGACGTCCGAGGGAGTCGTCAAGTCTGGTGGAGTAGGAATCACTGGTGTCAGTGCAGGAGGATACAACACCCTTCGAAGCTTAACCCGCCACCCGAGCACCTTCGCTGGTGGTGTATGTCTTTCAGGTGTAAGTGATATCAAACGCCTGGATGACTCAACCCACAAGTTGGAATCAGACTACACAGATCACCTAGTGTTGCAGAAAGGGGTAGAGAAGAGTGAAAAGGACAGAATCTGCCGTGAGAGAAGTCCCTTGTTCGAAGCCCAAAAGATCACAGCCCCGTTGCTGCTCTTACATGGAGAGAGTGACAAGGTCACGCCGCTGGATCAGGCACAAGAGATGGCCGATGCCATTGAGAAGGCAGGGGGCGAAGTTGAACTGATCGTTGTACCTGAAGAGGGTCATGGATTTGGACTGCCGAAGAACGTGAGGCTGTggcttgaggaggaagagaagtggTGGAGAAAGACGTTGCTGTAA
- a CDS encoding hypothetical protein (EggNog:ENOG41) yields MDPGRKAMITGRRSPTRRDVTSPRHDPANRITKSTKPSGSKINPKYLTQDEQSRQFVADEDKFVLKQSKKKADIRIREGRAKPIDYLAFNLRYIDTDRDIFDDDDADIEIDVPAPGDVVASLDAEQIAELESDIASYHVLETIATNREYWRALQTICKDRKAKLDPHGHERRVVNSVSEDIDKILAPKTHDQLEALEKQIKAKLQSNEDIDTDYWEQLLRSLRVWKARAKLNQIYETIKETRLSQLKERDPTKVKASGQPTSAPKVTFGSHPVASASEEKASPAAVSASMHVGTSAPPGTERFSQVDNVDFSQATKALYDREVARGVDENEEIFTSEETVTATKPQWADKYRPRKPRYFNRVQMGYDWNKYNQTHYDHDNPPPKVVQGYKFNIFYPELIDKTKAPTFKIIREHGRRRGESFAAAGEEDTCLIRFMAGPPYEDIAFRIVDREWDYSAKKDRGFKSSFDKIYYRK; encoded by the exons ATGGATCCTGGAAGAAAAGCCATGATCACCGGACGGCGGTCACCTACCCGACGAGATGTGACATCCCCGAGACACGATCCAGCCAACCGAATCACCAAATCCACCAAACCAAGTGGTTCCAAGATCAACCCCAAGTACTTGACTCAAGATGAGCAATCGCGACAATTTGTTGCCGATGAGGACAAGTTCGTACTGAAGCagtccaagaagaaggcagaCATCCGAATTCGGGAAGGCCGTGCGAAGCCCATCGATTACCTGGCATTCAACCTAAGATACATCGATACAGACCGCGATATctttgacgacgacgatgctgATATCGAAATCGATGTTCCCGCACCCGGAGATGTTGTTGCTTCGCTTGATGCAGAGCAGATTGCCGAGCTGGAATCCGATATTGCCTCATACCACGTGCTCGAAACCATTGCGACCAACCGGGAATATTGGAGAGCGCTGCAGACCATCTGTAAAGATAGGAAGGCGAAATTAGATCCGCACGGCCATGAGAGAAGGGTTGTAAACAGTGTTTCAGAAGACATCGACAAGATCCTTGCTCCCAAGACGCATGACCAACTGGAGGCCTTAGAAAagcagatcaaggccaagctacAGTCCAACGAGGATATCGACACGGACTACTGGGAACAGTTGCTGCGAAGCCTCCGAGTGTGGAAGGCTCGTGCCAAGCTGAACCAAATATACGAGACAATCAAGGAGACTCGTCTTAGCCAACTCAAGGAGCGTGATCCAACCAAGGTAAAGGCATCGGGCCAGCCGACTTCTGCCCCCAAAGTCACATTTGGTTCTCATCCAGTCGCATCAGCTTCAGAAGAAAAGGCGTCTCCTGCAGCCGTTTCAGCCTCGATGCATGTGGGCACATCAGCCCCTCCCGGGACTGAACGCTTTTCCCAGGTTGACAATGTGGACTTCTCACAGGCAACCAAAGCACTGTATGATCGAGAGGTTGCCAGAGGCGTCGACGAGAACGAGGAGATCTTTACCAGCGAAGAGACTGTTACCGCTACTAAGCCTCAATGGGCAGACAAATATAGACCCCGGAAGCCACGCTATTTCAATCGTGTTCAAATGGGTTACGACTGGAATAAATATAACCAGACTCATTATGACCACGACAATCCGCCACCCAAGGTCGTTCAAGGTTACAAGTTTAACATATTCTATcctgagctcatcgacaagaCAAAGGCACCAACCTTCAAGATCATTCGAGAACATGGCCGTAGACGCGGAGAATcatttgctgctgctggtgaggAGGACACGTGCCTGATACGGTTCATGGCAGGCCCTCCATACGAGGATATTGCGTTCCGCATTGTTGACCGAGAGTGGGATTATAGCGCCAAGAAGGATCGGGGCTTCAAGAGCTCCTTCGACAAG ATCTACTACCGGAAGTAG
- a CDS encoding hypothetical protein (EggNog:ENOG41) has protein sequence MAEPRLGLSEVVSEERTEPFSQSEIDARFKGIGVEEPVPTASSSLVSLDELHVEDHHHRQGIRILFRPLANFPKSRSVSPGSESLQWLALRAEVASPEQPEHKVLAVTQTSKDIKFTVRIPGETQDDYPRPPLWCELYYDPASDKVIFLNRSDLPISLSGVSPTPPSSPYSPSHVVNPGSAKALRPGTWRITLRDMEVLDFRVLEKRPVILYQPQQPSIVEDVPSESSTPTVNSSGKRALSPEYDEKRVKRRVSDPNTPGDDGVVMFLRPSADPLVFSLPNGRESKELSSVNGHPLLDAEKGETAAISGVCEVDEYELTKREPIASTSLSAVYTATHSHVPNNIVTVKVLKTRVANPNDKALVHERTVIRQADMWLRECRGQEDLQHKSIVRYYGGDARFLSLYMEHIDAKDLTSMPRWRNNTNDEFIGDRNDAARILGDIAGALNYIHGRKLVHNDIKPANILYSPERGAVLCDFGLSTPATATNSPTVGGTPYYVPPEFIGRKQRGPASDVWALGVTMLYVLRKITYPDSRAHRRHPRPLYWLIAGVNSPNMPHKQYGNGQPAMKQMRDWLAEIFDARKSLNPKDRLERIVMEMLYPNPNQRITMAKVVQELSVEQAAAPTG, from the coding sequence ATGGCAGAACCTAGGCTCGGGCTCTCTGAGGTTGTCTCAGAAGAGCGCACCGAGCCATTTTCTCAATCCGAAATTGACGCCCGCTTCAAGGggattggtgttgaagaaccAGTCCCTACTGCTAGCTCTTCGCTTGTCTCGTTAGACGAGCTCCACGTCGAGGATCACCACCACAGGCAAGGCATCCGCATTCTATTTCGTCCCCTAGCCAACTTCCCCAAGTCGCGGTCTGTGAGCCCTGGTAGTGAAAGTTTACAGTGGCTCGCTCTCCGCGCCGAAGTGGCTTCACCAGAGCAGCCTGAGCACAAAGTTCTCGCTGTGACTCAGACCTCCAAAGATATCAAATTCACCGTCCGTATCCCCGGTGAGACTCAGGATGACTATCCAAGGCCCCCTTTGTGGTGCGAGCTATACTACGATCCCGCTAGTGACAAAGTCATCTTCTTGAACAGGTCAGACCTGCCAATTTCTCTGTCAGGAGTGTCACCGACGCCGCCGTCAAGCCCTTACAGTCCCTCGCATGTCGTCAACCCCGGATCAGCCAAGGCTCTGAGGCCTGGAACATGGCGCATTACGCTTCGAGACATGGAAGTCCTCGACTTCCGAGTACTTGAAAAGCGCCCAGTGATACTGTATCAACCACAGCAACCGTCTATTGTCGAGGATGTTCCCTCGGAGTCCAGCACCCCCACCGTGAACTCGAGCGGCAAGCGGGCCCTTTCTCCGGAGTATGACGAGAAGAGAGTGAAACGTCGTGTCTCAGACCCGAATACACCCGGTGACGACGGTGTTGTTATGTTCCTCAGGCCTTCCGCGGATCCCTTGGTTTTCTCCCTCCCAAATGGTCGCGAGAGCAAGGAGCTCTCCTCGGTGAATGGCCATCCTCTGCTGGACGCTGAAAAGGGTGAAACTGCTGCAATCTCAGGTGTCTGCGAAGTCGATGAGTACGAACTCACCAAGCGAGAGCCAATTGCCTCGACTTCCTTGTCTGCCGTATACACAGCAACACACTCCCACGTACCGAACAACATCGTTACTGTCAAGGTACTCAAGACGCGCGTTGCCAACCCCAATGACAAGGCGCTCGTCCACGAGCGGACTGTCATCCGTCAGGCCGACATGTGGCTTCGTGAGTGTAGGGGTCAGGAAGACCTGCAGCACAAGTCAATTGTTCGTTACTatggtggtgatgctcgATTCCTTTCCCTATACATGGAGCACATCGACGCAAAGGACCTGACTTCCATGCCTCGATGGAGGAATAATACCAACGATGAGTTCATTGGCGACAGAAACGATGCTGCCAGGATCTTGGGAGACATCGCCGGCGCCCTCAACTACATCCACGGTCGCAAGCTGGTGCACAACGATATCAAGCCCGCCAACATCCTCTACTCGCCAGAGAGAGGTGCGGTCCTTTGTGACTTTGGTCTCTCTACACCGGCCACTGCTACTAATTCGCCGACCGTTGGCGGAACACCGTACTACGTTCCTCCGGAATTCATTGGTCGAAAACAACGCGGTCCTGCTTCTGACGTTTGGGCACTCGGTGTCACTATGCTCTACGTGTTGCGCAAAATAACGTACCCTGACTCTCGTGCTCATCGACGACACCCGCGACCCCTTTATTGGTTGATCGCTGGGGTGAACAGTCCCAACATGCCGCACAAGCAGTATGGAAATGGTCAACCCGCTATGAAGCAGATGCGAGATTGGCTTGCCGAGATCTTCGATGCGAGAAAGAGTCTGAATCCCAAGGACCGACTCGAGCGGATCGTTATGGAGATGCTATACCCTAACCCCAACCAACGTATCACTATGGCCAAAGTGGTACAAGAGTTGAGTGTAGAACAGGCTGCTGCTCCTACGGGATGA